One window of the Asticcacaulis sp. SL142 genome contains the following:
- the pseI gene encoding pseudaminic acid synthase, with the protein MSYEIEIAGRKIGSAHSPYIICELSGNHNGSLERALALVDAAAETGCDAIKLQTYTADTITMKSDRLEFFIGGGPWEGYALWDLYNEAHTPWDWHEALFERAKSRGVTMFSSPFDETAVDLLEGLGAPAYKIASFEMIDLPLIAYAASKMKPLILSTGMANLAEIDAAVATVRKYGNGQFVLLHCVSEYPADINDANVRVVPDLGAKFQCPSGLSDHTFGTAASVAAVALGGCVIEKHFTLARADGGPDSSFSLEPAEFTALVRDCKDAHRALGSVHYDTLGSERGSKTFRRSLYVVADVKSGELLTKDNVRSIRPGLGLPPVRLWDVLGKPAARDLMRGEPLSDDMVG; encoded by the coding sequence ATGAGTTATGAAATCGAGATCGCCGGACGCAAGATCGGGTCGGCTCATTCGCCCTACATAATCTGCGAATTATCGGGCAATCATAACGGCTCGCTGGAACGTGCATTGGCGCTGGTCGATGCGGCGGCGGAGACCGGCTGCGACGCCATCAAGCTTCAGACCTATACCGCCGACACGATTACCATGAAGTCCGATCGGCTTGAGTTTTTCATCGGCGGCGGGCCGTGGGAAGGCTACGCCCTGTGGGACCTCTATAACGAAGCCCATACCCCCTGGGACTGGCACGAAGCCCTGTTTGAACGGGCAAAATCGCGCGGTGTGACCATGTTTTCGTCGCCCTTTGATGAAACCGCGGTTGATCTGCTGGAGGGGCTGGGGGCGCCGGCCTATAAAATCGCCTCGTTTGAGATGATCGACCTGCCGCTGATTGCCTATGCTGCGTCTAAGATGAAGCCGTTGATCCTGTCGACCGGCATGGCCAATCTGGCCGAGATCGACGCAGCGGTGGCGACGGTGCGCAAATACGGCAACGGTCAGTTTGTCCTGCTGCATTGCGTCAGCGAATATCCCGCCGACATCAACGATGCTAATGTGCGTGTGGTGCCTGATCTGGGGGCGAAATTTCAGTGCCCGTCGGGCCTGTCTGATCATACCTTTGGCACGGCGGCCTCGGTTGCTGCGGTGGCGCTCGGCGGCTGCGTTATTGAAAAGCATTTCACCCTGGCGCGGGCCGATGGCGGGCCGGATTCGAGTTTTTCGCTGGAGCCTGCCGAATTCACCGCCCTTGTGCGCGACTGCAAGGACGCGCATCGGGCCTTGGGGAGTGTGCATTACGACACCCTGGGGTCTGAGCGCGGCTCAAAGACCTTCCGGCGCTCGCTCTATGTGGTCGCCGATGTCAAATCCGGTGAATTGCTGACCAAGGACAATGTCCGCTCGATCCGTCCGGGTCTGGGCTTGCCGCCGGTCAGACTATGGGACGTGCTGGGCAAACCAGCCGCCCGTGATCTGATGCGCGGAGAGCCCTTATCAGACGATATGGTGGGTTAG
- the pseF gene encoding pseudaminic acid cytidylyltransferase, producing MSAIAIIPARGGSKRIPRKNIKPFHGQPMISYSIRAAIDSGLFERVIVSTDDAEIAEVAQSFGAEIPFLRPPELADDHTGTGAVVVHAINWFKAQGIEFDLACCIYATAPFIQVESLIEGHDTLLAHNKSFAFSVTSFAFPIQRALKRTPDGSVDMFWPENLTKRSQDLEPAYHDAAQFYWGKTEAWLEGHIAFSPVSVPVILPRHLVHDIDTPEDWEVAEVAFEVLKRR from the coding sequence ATGAGCGCTATTGCCATTATCCCCGCCCGCGGCGGCTCAAAGCGTATCCCGCGTAAGAATATCAAGCCGTTTCATGGTCAGCCGATGATCAGCTATTCGATCCGTGCGGCCATCGACAGCGGCCTGTTTGAACGGGTAATCGTCTCGACCGACGATGCTGAAATCGCTGAGGTCGCGCAAAGTTTCGGCGCAGAAATCCCGTTCCTGAGACCGCCCGAACTGGCTGATGACCACACCGGCACGGGGGCCGTCGTGGTCCATGCGATCAATTGGTTTAAGGCGCAAGGTATCGAGTTTGATCTGGCCTGTTGCATCTACGCGACCGCCCCGTTCATTCAGGTTGAAAGCCTGATTGAGGGTCATGACACATTGCTGGCGCACAACAAATCCTTTGCGTTTTCCGTCACATCGTTTGCCTTTCCCATCCAGCGCGCCTTGAAGCGCACGCCGGACGGCAGCGTCGATATGTTCTGGCCGGAGAACCTAACTAAGCGTTCGCAGGATTTAGAGCCCGCCTATCATGACGCCGCCCAGTTCTATTGGGGTAAGACCGAGGCCTGGCTTGAGGGCCATATCGCCTTTTCACCGGTTTCCGTGCCGGTCATCCTGCCCCGCCATCTGGTCCACGATATCGACACTCCCGAAGACTGGGAGGTAGCCGAGGTTGCGTTTGAGGTGTTGAAACGCCGATGA